In the Paenibacillus pabuli genome, one interval contains:
- a CDS encoding response regulator, whose translation MYNVLIADDEIEVREGLKLKADWDGMGFAISGEAANGVEAAGLLQSGHYDLLLTDMNMPVMDGVKLLDICRTHNPSIEIIIITGYEDFQYARAGVRNHAMDYLLKPVTREDLRAALIRIKEELDKKRKAREDSERTQWRLSQYYQQMKTHFILDLVKGSKLPPSSLPERIRLFHLEEWQHSEVCFLTAGLREINHISASETRVPEDLHLPFQMVCHEIAESYTETALVFQDTAHPGIMHFMILDGVQHEFSERLRVQMMSYLTMEVQIGIGLTVTGLERWKEGYVHSLLAWNMAGRQAEHAQTIEATDHSPLIPEEINRAMHRCLTRGELDSFRSMIRKELGDAFRRSPSRLIRCLLQISLLMESATVDCMRHAHSTQSRWISPEWVLWLETPEQAERLLMQWAQDFANGQQPTEIAEETMIESAKCYIEENYMQEITLTSLAEQFNYHPTYFSEMFKEGAGISFIQYLTETRMKHATRLLKETQLSVWDITELTGFSSPSYFSARFKKVHHMSPSEYRVLQSEKIANENPKK comes from the coding sequence ATGTACAACGTATTGATCGCGGATGATGAGATTGAAGTGCGAGAAGGCCTGAAGCTGAAAGCCGACTGGGATGGAATGGGTTTTGCCATCTCGGGGGAGGCCGCAAACGGAGTGGAAGCCGCTGGGTTGCTCCAATCGGGACACTATGACCTGCTCCTGACAGATATGAATATGCCGGTCATGGATGGGGTGAAGCTGCTCGATATCTGTAGAACCCACAATCCATCCATCGAAATCATTATCATCACGGGATATGAAGATTTCCAGTATGCCAGGGCCGGTGTTCGGAACCATGCCATGGACTATTTGCTCAAGCCGGTAACCCGGGAAGATCTGAGAGCAGCCTTGATCAGAATCAAGGAGGAATTGGATAAGAAACGTAAGGCTCGGGAGGACTCCGAAAGGACCCAATGGCGCCTGTCCCAATACTATCAACAGATGAAAACACACTTCATTCTGGATCTTGTCAAGGGCAGCAAGCTCCCTCCTTCTTCACTTCCTGAACGAATCCGATTGTTCCATCTGGAAGAATGGCAGCATTCCGAGGTCTGCTTCCTGACTGCAGGTCTGCGGGAAATAAACCATATATCTGCTTCCGAGACTCGTGTCCCGGAGGACTTGCACCTCCCGTTCCAGATGGTCTGTCATGAGATTGCTGAATCCTATACGGAAACTGCACTTGTATTTCAGGACACGGCCCATCCTGGAATCATGCATTTCATGATATTGGACGGAGTGCAGCATGAGTTCTCGGAAAGACTGCGTGTACAGATGATGTCCTATCTGACCATGGAAGTGCAGATTGGAATTGGGCTGACGGTGACAGGACTCGAACGATGGAAGGAAGGGTACGTCCATTCTCTTCTGGCATGGAACATGGCCGGACGTCAGGCTGAGCATGCTCAGACTATAGAGGCAACCGATCACAGTCCACTGATTCCCGAGGAGATCAACCGCGCAATGCATCGCTGTCTTACTCGAGGGGAACTGGATTCCTTTCGCAGCATGATTCGAAAAGAACTGGGCGATGCCTTCCGGCGCTCCCCTTCCCGTTTAATTCGCTGTCTTTTACAAATTTCACTGCTGATGGAATCTGCCACCGTGGACTGCATGCGACATGCTCATAGCACCCAATCCCGCTGGATTTCTCCTGAATGGGTACTGTGGCTGGAGACTCCCGAACAAGCAGAACGGCTGCTGATGCAGTGGGCACAAGATTTTGCAAACGGGCAGCAGCCAACCGAGATCGCAGAAGAGACCATGATCGAATCAGCAAAATGCTATATTGAAGAAAACTACATGCAGGAAATAACGCTCACCTCCCTCGCTGAGCAGTTTAATTACCACCCTACCTATTTCTCGGAAATGTTCAAGGAAGGCGCAGGCATCTCCTTTATTCAATATTTGACGGAAACCCGGATGAAACACGCAACACGTTTACTGAAGGAAACGCAATTGAGCGTATGGGATATCACGGAGCTTACAGGCTTCTCTTCCCCGAGCTATTTTAGCGCCCGATTTAAAAAGGTACACCACATGAGTCCTTCCGAGTACCGGGTGCTTCAATCCGAAAAAATCGCTAATGAGAATCCGAAGAAATGA
- a CDS encoding carbohydrate ABC transporter permease, producing MKKMSTPLYGQQNKTAYLFLLPWLIGLFCLTLGPMAASLYLSMTKFNLLSPPTWTGLSNYVQIFSEDDTFRRSLGLTFFYVFLSVPLRLAFALLVAMALNKGIRGLGIYRTVYYIPSLLGGSVAIAIVWRQIFDGNGLVNQFLNWFGIAGPSWIAHPDYVIYTIVTLSVWQFGSAMVIFLAGLKQIPADLYEASDVDGASKLRQFFRITLPMLSPVIFFNLIMSMINSFQAFTPAYVIGDGRGGPLDATMFYTLYLYLKGFSFFDMGYASALAWIMLVIIGIFTAFVFLTSRFWVFYGDNQEGR from the coding sequence ATGAAAAAAATGTCCACGCCCTTATACGGCCAGCAAAATAAGACAGCCTACTTGTTCCTGCTGCCTTGGCTAATCGGACTGTTCTGTCTAACATTGGGGCCTATGGCTGCATCGCTGTACTTATCCATGACCAAATTCAATCTGTTATCGCCGCCAACGTGGACGGGGCTCAGCAACTATGTGCAAATCTTCAGTGAAGATGATACGTTTCGCAGATCGCTGGGACTTACCTTCTTTTATGTCTTCTTGTCCGTCCCACTCCGGCTCGCATTTGCGCTGCTGGTAGCGATGGCGCTAAACAAAGGTATTCGCGGCCTCGGTATCTATCGAACCGTGTATTACATCCCTTCTCTCCTGGGGGGAAGCGTAGCCATTGCCATTGTCTGGCGCCAAATCTTTGACGGTAACGGACTCGTCAATCAGTTCCTGAACTGGTTCGGCATAGCGGGGCCTTCCTGGATTGCACACCCCGACTATGTCATTTATACCATCGTAACCTTATCCGTGTGGCAATTCGGGTCGGCGATGGTGATCTTTCTGGCTGGCCTGAAGCAGATTCCTGCTGACCTCTATGAAGCATCCGATGTGGACGGTGCCAGCAAACTGCGCCAATTCTTTCGCATCACACTGCCAATGCTGTCACCGGTCATTTTTTTCAACCTGATCATGAGCATGATCAATTCCTTCCAGGCCTTCACTCCGGCATATGTCATTGGAGACGGTCGCGGAGGGCCACTGGATGCCACCATGTTTTACACCCTGTATCTGTATCTGAAAGGCTTCTCGTTCTTTGATATGGGTTATGCCTCGGCACTGGCTTGGATCATGCTGGTCATCATCGGTATATTCACTGCCTTCGTCTTTCTCACATCCAGGTTCTGGGTATTTTATGGCGACAATCAGGAGGGGAGGTAA
- a CDS encoding carbohydrate ABC transporter permease, which yields MPFKRKLIQTGRHTVIILLGLLMLYPVLWLIFSSFKPNHLIFTNSSLIPTSFTLDHYVNGWKGLQGVSFGRFFGNSALISVMSVLGNVISCSLAAYAFSRLRFKLKTLWFSVMLVTIMLPYHVTLVPQYILYNELQWINTYFPLILPKWLAQDSFFILLMVQFIRGIPRELDESATIDGCGQSQIFFRIVVPLLVPALITTAIFTFIWSWDDFFSQMIYLSKIDLFTVQLGIRSLFDPSGQSDWGALLAMSTLSLLPVTIIFLVFQRYFLEGIATTGLK from the coding sequence ATGCCGTTCAAACGAAAGCTGATTCAAACCGGGAGACACACGGTCATTATCCTCCTTGGTCTGCTGATGCTGTACCCGGTGTTATGGCTGATCTTCAGTTCGTTTAAACCCAATCATCTGATTTTTACGAACAGCAGTCTGATTCCAACCAGCTTCACACTGGATCATTACGTGAATGGCTGGAAAGGATTACAGGGCGTTTCCTTCGGCCGTTTCTTCGGCAACTCGGCTCTCATCTCAGTCATGAGCGTGCTGGGCAATGTCATCTCCTGTTCGCTTGCCGCCTATGCATTCTCCAGACTCCGGTTTAAGTTAAAAACGCTGTGGTTCAGCGTCATGCTGGTCACAATTATGCTGCCTTACCATGTAACGCTGGTACCTCAATATATTCTGTATAACGAGCTGCAGTGGATTAATACGTATTTCCCGCTTATTTTGCCGAAATGGCTGGCACAGGACTCCTTCTTCATTCTGCTTATGGTGCAATTTATCCGTGGTATTCCGCGGGAACTCGACGAGAGTGCAACAATTGACGGGTGCGGACAATCCCAGATTTTTTTCCGAATCGTAGTACCTCTCCTTGTTCCTGCATTGATCACGACGGCGATCTTCACCTTTATCTGGAGCTGGGATGATTTCTTCAGCCAGATGATCTACCTGAGCAAGATCGATCTGTTCACCGTGCAGCTGGGCATTCGTTCCCTGTTTGATCCATCAGGACAATCCGATTGGGGAGCATTACTTGCCATGTCCACGCTGTCCCTGCTGCCTGTAACGATCATCTTTCTGGTATTTCAGCGCTATTTTCTCGAAGGCATTGCTACAACCGGTCTGAAGTAA
- a CDS encoding ABC transporter substrate-binding protein: MFKRLMIGMAVSLLLLATACSGTDHTGAGGNTDQGGESNSQVELRMMWWGDQKRADITNEALQVFQEKHPDIKIVGEFAPSSGYFDKLNTQLASGTAPDVFFLGGNVVDYAKKDVLLNLDPYVGNELNLDGMDTTMVEYGRLDGKLQHISAGANARGIVINKALFEKAGIPLPDTDWSWEDYAAISKELSDKLGDGIFGTYNFAVDGMDIYLKQRGKQLYDMTNGTLGFAQEDILEWFQYWEKASASGGVVTPEMQVSNPHDDTSKSLLITGKAAMTLLPSNQLAAFQSLTEDPLILHPVPRGPKGTGVVFESSQGLSGYANTKHPKEVAMLMDFWINDPDAARILGNDRGVPVTETNRNLLQEEAGAVEELVYNYTNFVSEATKTEPFDVSYNPPGFAEFSKLAQTTTQEIGFGRKSVEEAVSSFYSGTLRIFESNQ, translated from the coding sequence ATGTTTAAACGACTCATGATTGGAATGGCAGTCTCACTCCTGCTGCTCGCAACAGCCTGTTCTGGTACGGATCATACGGGTGCTGGCGGTAATACGGATCAAGGAGGCGAATCAAACAGTCAGGTTGAACTGCGCATGATGTGGTGGGGTGATCAGAAGAGGGCAGATATTACAAATGAAGCTCTCCAAGTATTTCAGGAAAAACATCCGGACATCAAAATTGTAGGCGAATTCGCGCCTTCCTCGGGGTATTTTGACAAATTGAATACGCAGCTGGCGTCAGGCACGGCACCTGATGTGTTCTTCCTGGGTGGAAATGTGGTCGATTATGCCAAAAAGGATGTCTTGCTCAACCTCGATCCATATGTTGGAAATGAATTAAACCTGGACGGCATGGATACCACCATGGTGGAATACGGGCGTCTTGACGGGAAGCTTCAGCATATTTCAGCCGGCGCCAACGCACGCGGAATTGTGATCAACAAGGCGTTGTTCGAAAAAGCAGGCATCCCTCTGCCTGATACGGATTGGAGCTGGGAAGATTATGCGGCAATCAGCAAGGAGCTTTCTGACAAGCTCGGCGATGGCATATTTGGAACCTATAACTTCGCGGTGGACGGGATGGACATCTACCTGAAGCAGCGTGGCAAACAGCTGTACGACATGACAAACGGTACATTGGGTTTTGCACAGGAAGATATTCTCGAATGGTTTCAATACTGGGAAAAGGCATCGGCATCCGGTGGTGTAGTCACACCTGAGATGCAGGTCTCCAATCCGCATGATGACACGAGTAAATCACTGCTGATTACAGGCAAAGCGGCCATGACACTGCTTCCCTCCAACCAGCTCGCTGCATTCCAGAGCCTGACGGAGGATCCGCTCATTCTGCATCCGGTTCCGCGCGGTCCGAAAGGTACAGGTGTCGTATTTGAATCCAGTCAGGGATTGTCCGGCTATGCGAATACCAAACATCCGAAAGAGGTTGCCATGCTGATGGACTTCTGGATCAATGATCCGGATGCGGCCCGAATTCTTGGCAATGACCGCGGCGTTCCGGTTACGGAAACCAATCGTAATCTTCTTCAGGAAGAAGCCGGAGCCGTTGAAGAACTTGTATATAACTATACCAATTTCGTATCCGAAGCCACCAAAACAGAACCTTTTGATGTGAGTTATAACCCTCCAGGTTTTGCGGAATTCTCCAAGCTGGCTCAGACGACAACCCAGGAGATCGGATTCGGACGCAAAAGTGTCGAGGAGGCTGTATCAAGCTTCTACAGCGGTACTCTCCGGATCTTCGAATCCAACCAATAA
- a CDS encoding MGH1-like glycoside hydrolase domain-containing protein, which translates to MAEALLNRLRHMSIQDLVQPGKPEDAVLLQEWQESGVRFAASAGGLEQAYYAAVERLLACIVPMNGGDPVLQEGGIYLGCWLESTGTINAELLSRFIPSVSLATYLSFAAHQREDGLLPYKLTENGPSYRQIQLVTPLARSVWNHYQLHGKDRTFLRTMYTAMTRFDEWIARHRDTRGTGCVEAFSTFDTGHDLSPRFWHVPDTPYQNDPSAYHPDSPVLPFLAPDLTANIYCQRIYLSRMAEELGESGLEWKAKAEFSLDRLFRYCYDEEDLFFYDRDRNNKLVRVQSDVLLRVMACEVGDHHLFDEVLRRYLLNTRKFFARYPFTSLAMDDPRFDPSSTYNSWGGPSNFLSLIRAPHAFESHHRYVELTWVLHPILAALSRAKRFAQTLSPWTGEEGFTETYSPAILCLLDYVERLCGIMPVGSDLLWFTGLLPAAMDHGEEVAGNTAYSRTVDGQQFELVNTSDQMVVYRKGSIHIQAPAGIRLVTDRRGKLEHIIGMSVRTIKGELTYQGKSLPIQIKGNEMQCFTEDGLQTVRDIGIIYPSYQ; encoded by the coding sequence ATGGCAGAAGCACTATTGAACCGGCTGCGCCATATGTCCATTCAAGACCTCGTGCAGCCGGGTAAACCGGAAGATGCAGTGCTCTTGCAGGAATGGCAGGAATCGGGAGTCCGTTTTGCCGCTTCGGCTGGAGGACTGGAACAGGCATATTATGCTGCAGTAGAAAGGCTCCTTGCCTGCATCGTTCCCATGAATGGCGGAGATCCTGTTCTGCAGGAAGGAGGAATCTACCTCGGCTGCTGGCTAGAGAGCACGGGTACGATTAACGCAGAGCTGCTCTCCCGCTTCATTCCTTCGGTTTCCCTAGCAACCTACCTAAGCTTTGCCGCTCATCAGCGGGAGGATGGTTTGCTGCCTTACAAACTGACGGAGAATGGTCCCTCCTACCGGCAAATTCAACTCGTTACTCCGCTTGCACGAAGCGTTTGGAACCACTACCAGCTTCACGGTAAGGACCGGACTTTTCTGAGAACGATGTATACAGCGATGACACGTTTTGACGAATGGATTGCACGACACCGGGATACCCGGGGAACCGGATGTGTTGAGGCTTTCAGCACATTTGACACCGGACATGATCTATCACCGAGGTTCTGGCATGTGCCGGATACACCTTACCAGAATGATCCAAGTGCATACCATCCGGATTCCCCGGTATTGCCTTTCCTGGCACCGGATCTAACCGCCAATATCTATTGCCAGCGCATATATTTGTCCCGAATGGCAGAGGAGCTTGGCGAGTCCGGTTTGGAATGGAAGGCAAAAGCTGAATTCAGTCTGGACCGACTCTTTCGTTACTGTTATGACGAAGAAGATTTGTTCTTTTATGATCGTGATCGCAATAACAAGCTCGTTCGAGTTCAATCGGATGTGCTGCTGCGCGTGATGGCCTGCGAGGTGGGTGATCATCATTTGTTCGACGAGGTATTACGAAGATATCTGCTCAATACACGCAAGTTTTTTGCCCGATATCCCTTTACGTCCTTAGCCATGGATGATCCCCGGTTCGACCCTTCATCCACCTATAACAGCTGGGGCGGGCCGTCCAATTTCTTGAGTCTCATTCGGGCTCCCCATGCCTTCGAAAGCCACCATCGCTATGTGGAATTGACATGGGTGCTGCATCCGATTCTGGCTGCGTTATCCAGAGCGAAGCGTTTTGCTCAAACCTTAAGTCCTTGGACTGGTGAAGAAGGCTTTACGGAAACCTACTCCCCGGCAATCCTGTGTCTTCTCGATTATGTGGAGAGGTTATGCGGCATTATGCCCGTTGGTTCAGACCTGTTGTGGTTTACCGGGCTTCTTCCCGCAGCCATGGATCATGGTGAAGAAGTTGCCGGGAATACAGCATATAGCCGAACCGTAGATGGGCAACAGTTTGAGCTGGTGAATACCTCCGATCAAATGGTGGTCTACCGAAAAGGCAGCATTCATATTCAAGCTCCGGCTGGAATCCGGCTCGTCACCGATCGTAGAGGAAAGCTGGAACATATTATTGGAATGAGTGTGCGGACGATTAAGGGCGAGCTAACCTATCAGGGAAAATCCCTGCCAATTCAAATCAAAGGAAATGAGATGCAGTGCTTCACGGAGGATGGTTTGCAAACCGTCCGGGATATTGGCATTATTTATCCAAGCTATCAATAA
- a CDS encoding bifunctional cytochrome P450/NADPH--P450 reductase translates to MPPKSVPQPKTYGPLGNLPQLNFDEPVQSLVKLAEEYGPIFRMEYPGRSELYISGHELVAEVTDESKFDKRVWAPLAKVRAFAGDGLFTSWTDEPNWKKAHNVLLPSFSQRAMQGYHNKMIDLAVQLVQKWSRLNPDETVNVPDDMTRLTLDTIGLCGFNYRFNSFYREEPHPFITSMVRALDESMSSLQRLRLQDKLMISKKKQFEQDIRSMFTLVDHIIAERKEQPQEGADDLLSHMLSGKDPETGETLDDENIRYQIITFLIAGHETTSGLLSFAIYYLMKNPDKLAKAQAEADQILKDPVPTYNQVRSLKYIRMVLNEALRLWPTAPAFSLYAKEDTVLAGEYPLKKGDSVSVLIPKLHRDRDAWGEDVEEFRPERFEDPSKVPHDAYKPFGNGQRACIGQQFALQEATLVLGMVLKHFELIDHTDYQLKVKETLTLKPDHFTIRVRARGGQPVMAVPGVALEEPAPAAKRKELDTANAHHTPMLVLYGSNLGTAEGIAREIADTARYHGFRSEVEALDNRVGNLPKEGAVIIVSASYNGQPPSNARNFVEWIQHADSKAFEGVRFAVLGCGDHNWASTYQRIPRLIDEQLSSKGATRLSPLGESDASGDFEKQVEDWSEQLWPDLAHAMGLKLNNSSGSERSSLSVQFVSGHAVTPLADTYDAHVAHILENRELHDAGSERSTRHLEIQLPEGMTYKEGDHLGILPQNPPELVERVLKRYGFTGTEHLVLDASGRSAAHLPLHQPVNLYDLLSHSVELQEAATRAQLRELAAYTVCPPHKKELEALLDESVYMEEVREKRVSMLDYLVKYEACEMPFERFLELLPSLKARYYSISSSPRVQPEQASITVSVVRAPAWSGQGEYRGIASNYLANLKPGEEVVMFIRTPESGFELPAQAEVPVIMVGPGTGVAPFRGFLQARRVLKEQGQKVGEAHLYFGCRNPEHDYLYKKELEAAQQEGLVQLHTAFSRIDGQDKCYVQHLMRDDAEKLIPLLEQGGHLYICGDGSKMAPDVEATLKKAYTDISGCSADEADAWLERLQQEGRYAKDVWTGL, encoded by the coding sequence ATGCCGCCTAAGTCAGTACCCCAGCCCAAAACCTATGGGCCACTGGGCAACTTGCCCCAATTAAACTTTGATGAGCCCGTGCAATCCCTGGTTAAGCTTGCAGAGGAATACGGACCGATCTTTCGAATGGAATACCCGGGGCGAAGCGAGCTGTATATTTCAGGTCATGAGCTGGTCGCCGAGGTAACGGATGAATCCAAATTCGATAAGCGTGTGTGGGCACCTCTTGCGAAAGTTCGTGCTTTTGCTGGAGATGGCCTCTTCACAAGCTGGACCGATGAACCCAACTGGAAAAAAGCCCATAACGTGCTTCTGCCCAGCTTCAGTCAGCGTGCAATGCAGGGATATCATAATAAGATGATCGATCTGGCTGTGCAGCTTGTTCAGAAATGGTCACGGCTGAATCCCGATGAAACGGTGAACGTACCCGATGATATGACGCGTTTAACCCTGGATACGATCGGGTTATGTGGATTCAATTATCGGTTTAACAGCTTTTATCGGGAAGAACCCCATCCATTTATTACGAGCATGGTACGCGCACTGGATGAATCGATGAGTTCACTGCAGCGCCTTCGTCTGCAGGACAAATTGATGATCAGCAAAAAGAAACAATTTGAGCAGGATATTCGCTCCATGTTCACGCTGGTCGATCATATTATCGCAGAGCGCAAAGAGCAGCCTCAGGAAGGCGCAGACGATCTGTTATCCCATATGCTGAGCGGCAAGGACCCGGAAACGGGAGAAACACTCGATGATGAAAATATCCGTTATCAGATCATTACGTTCCTGATCGCAGGGCATGAGACAACGAGTGGGCTGTTATCTTTTGCCATCTATTACTTGATGAAAAATCCGGATAAGCTGGCTAAGGCACAAGCCGAGGCTGACCAGATTCTGAAAGATCCGGTTCCAACGTACAATCAGGTTCGGAGTCTGAAATATATCCGTATGGTATTGAACGAAGCACTGCGTCTGTGGCCAACAGCTCCAGCGTTTTCCCTTTACGCCAAAGAAGATACCGTACTCGCCGGAGAGTATCCGCTGAAAAAAGGGGACAGCGTCAGTGTGCTCATTCCCAAGCTGCATCGGGACCGCGATGCCTGGGGTGAGGATGTAGAGGAGTTCCGTCCCGAGCGGTTCGAAGATCCAAGCAAGGTACCGCATGATGCCTATAAGCCTTTTGGCAATGGTCAGCGGGCCTGTATTGGGCAGCAGTTCGCACTTCAGGAGGCAACGCTTGTGCTGGGCATGGTCTTGAAACATTTTGAGCTCATTGATCATACGGATTATCAGTTGAAGGTAAAAGAAACATTGACACTTAAGCCGGATCATTTCACCATCCGTGTTCGTGCTCGTGGTGGGCAGCCTGTCATGGCTGTACCAGGTGTTGCGTTGGAAGAGCCAGCTCCTGCTGCCAAACGAAAAGAGCTTGATACGGCGAATGCCCATCACACCCCGATGCTGGTCCTGTACGGTTCCAATCTGGGTACCGCTGAAGGCATTGCACGTGAAATTGCTGATACTGCGCGATATCATGGTTTTCGCAGCGAAGTAGAGGCATTGGACAATCGGGTAGGCAACCTGCCGAAGGAAGGTGCGGTTATTATTGTCAGTGCATCCTACAACGGTCAGCCGCCGAGCAATGCCAGGAATTTTGTAGAATGGATCCAGCATGCAGATTCCAAGGCCTTTGAAGGCGTGCGCTTTGCGGTTCTTGGTTGCGGGGATCATAACTGGGCCAGCACGTATCAGCGTATTCCGCGTTTGATTGATGAACAGCTGTCTTCCAAGGGGGCGACTCGCTTATCCCCACTTGGCGAAAGTGATGCCAGCGGAGACTTTGAGAAGCAGGTTGAGGACTGGAGTGAGCAATTGTGGCCGGATCTGGCACATGCGATGGGACTGAAGCTGAACAACAGCTCAGGCAGTGAGCGCAGTTCATTGTCCGTACAGTTTGTCAGTGGACATGCGGTGACGCCGCTTGCAGATACGTACGATGCCCATGTGGCTCACATCTTGGAGAATCGGGAACTTCATGATGCAGGCAGCGAGCGGAGCACGCGTCATCTGGAGATTCAACTGCCCGAAGGCATGACATACAAGGAAGGCGATCATCTGGGGATTCTCCCGCAAAATCCACCGGAACTCGTGGAGCGTGTTCTCAAGCGTTATGGTTTCACGGGTACGGAGCACCTGGTGTTGGACGCATCCGGTCGAAGTGCCGCGCATTTGCCCCTGCATCAGCCGGTTAATCTGTATGACTTGCTCAGCCACAGCGTGGAATTGCAAGAGGCGGCAACACGTGCCCAGCTGAGAGAACTGGCAGCGTACACCGTATGTCCGCCGCACAAGAAGGAGCTTGAAGCGCTTCTGGATGAATCCGTATATATGGAAGAAGTGCGTGAAAAGCGGGTATCGATGCTGGATTATCTCGTGAAGTACGAGGCATGCGAAATGCCGTTCGAACGTTTCCTGGAGCTGCTGCCTTCCCTCAAAGCGAGATATTACTCCATCTCGAGTTCACCTCGGGTGCAGCCAGAGCAGGCCAGTATCACCGTCAGCGTGGTTCGTGCTCCGGCCTGGAGCGGACAAGGGGAGTATAGAGGTATAGCGTCCAATTATCTGGCGAACCTGAAACCGGGTGAAGAGGTGGTCATGTTTATCCGGACACCGGAATCCGGGTTTGAACTGCCAGCTCAAGCGGAAGTGCCGGTTATCATGGTGGGTCCAGGAACGGGAGTGGCACCATTCCGTGGATTCCTGCAAGCAAGACGGGTCCTGAAGGAACAAGGGCAGAAGGTTGGCGAAGCCCATCTGTACTTTGGATGCCGCAACCCGGAGCATGATTATTTGTATAAAAAGGAGCTTGAAGCTGCACAGCAAGAAGGACTTGTCCAGCTCCACACCGCCTTTTCCAGAATTGATGGACAGGATAAATGTTATGTCCAGCATCTGATGAGAGATGACGCCGAGAAGCTGATTCCTCTGCTTGAGCAGGGTGGGCATTTGTATATTTGTGGAGACGGCAGCAAGATGGCCCCCGATGTGGAGGCGACGCTCAAAAAAGCATACACCGACATCAGCGGCTGCTCCGCAGATGAGGCAGATGCATGGCTGGAACGTTTACAGCAGGAAGGCCGCTATGCCAAGGATGTTTGGACAGGACTATAA
- a CDS encoding glutathione peroxidase, producing MNQIYSYQVSSEDGRIADLSKFEGKVLLIVNTASKCSYSRQFSELQQLYDKYGKQGLEILAFPCDQFNHKEPGNNAEITKYCKSKFHVTFPMFDKIEVTGTSIHPLFHYLIEKAAFHGYDLETEEGRRMDHFVRENYPALYRGDGIKWNFTKFLIRADGEVSDRYETTVEPSMMETQIRELLKQR from the coding sequence GTGAATCAAATTTATTCTTATCAAGTTTCTTCGGAGGATGGGCGTATTGCTGACTTATCAAAGTTTGAAGGAAAGGTACTGCTTATTGTAAACACTGCCAGCAAGTGCAGCTATTCCAGGCAATTTTCGGAGCTGCAGCAGCTCTATGACAAGTATGGCAAGCAAGGACTGGAAATTTTGGCATTTCCCTGTGATCAATTCAATCATAAAGAACCGGGTAATAACGCGGAGATCACGAAATATTGCAAAAGCAAATTTCATGTGACCTTTCCAATGTTTGATAAGATTGAGGTTACCGGAACATCCATACACCCGCTATTTCATTATCTGATTGAAAAGGCAGCATTCCACGGATATGATCTTGAAACAGAAGAAGGTCGGCGGATGGATCATTTTGTAAGGGAAAACTATCCTGCATTGTACCGCGGGGACGGGATCAAGTGGAACTTTACCAAGTTTTTAATCCGAGCGGATGGTGAGGTCAGTGACCGCTATGAAACTACAGTTGAACCTTCGATGATGGAAACGCAAATCAGGGAACTGCTGAAGCAACGCTAA
- a CDS encoding LutC/YkgG family protein: MSTEHQEWLAQLEKRSREKQEKFMNGIAAKLRRPRQKHAPTQPFRGAPSFWNELEWDEEKRIQAFTDNFVSVGAHIVRVKNLEEASTFITTKANELGAKYVIRQNEQELDELQLEANLPEVQISVWNSKPDENWKARAAEADIGVVMADYATAYTGSVTVLSSPEKGRSVSLLPTVLIIVIPVERLHTRLGETLNRFDEAGRENLPAGIHFISGPSRSSDIENDLTIGVHGPGVVYGLIMG, from the coding sequence ATGAGCACTGAACATCAGGAGTGGCTGGCCCAATTGGAGAAGCGATCGCGTGAGAAGCAGGAAAAGTTCATGAATGGCATTGCTGCCAAGTTGAGAAGGCCCCGCCAAAAACATGCGCCAACGCAGCCTTTTCGAGGTGCACCGTCATTCTGGAATGAACTGGAGTGGGATGAAGAGAAACGGATACAAGCATTTACCGATAATTTTGTGAGTGTCGGTGCTCACATTGTTCGGGTGAAGAATCTGGAGGAAGCATCGACTTTTATTACAACCAAGGCAAATGAACTGGGAGCAAAATATGTGATCCGGCAGAACGAACAGGAACTGGATGAATTGCAGCTTGAAGCAAACCTGCCGGAAGTGCAGATTTCCGTATGGAACAGCAAGCCGGATGAAAACTGGAAAGCCCGGGCCGCAGAGGCCGATATCGGCGTGGTCATGGCGGATTATGCGACAGCGTACACAGGTTCAGTTACTGTGCTGTCATCACCAGAGAAGGGACGTTCTGTGAGCCTTCTGCCAACTGTATTGATCATTGTCATTCCGGTAGAACGATTGCATACCCGATTGGGTGAGACGCTGAATCGCTTTGATGAAGCAGGAAGAGAGAATCTTCCTGCAGGTATTCACTTTATTTCCGGTCCAAGCCGATCTTCTGATATCGAAAACGATCTGACGATTGGCGTGCACGGACCGGGTGTGGTATACGGCCTGATTATGGGGTAA